The region CTTGTCCTCGGTGGAGCCGTTGACCCGGCTGGAGAACAGCGCCCGGTCGCCGGTCATCAGCAGGTGGATGCCGACGCTCGCGCCGTCCCGGAGCAGGGTGAGCACGGCGTTCAGCAGGTTCCCGGAGTCGTACTCGCCGAGCTGCTTGTCGAAGACCTCCCAGCGGTCGATGAACAGCACGATGTGCGGAGGACGTTCGGCCTCCGGCAGGGCGCGGCGCAGCTCCGCCAGGTCGGCGCTGCCGCGGGCGGCGAGCATCTCCTGACGTCGGCCCAGTTCCTCGTTGAGGCGGGCGAGGAGCCGGGCCACCCGGTCGGGCTGGGTGCGCTGGGTGATGGCTCCGCAGTGCGGCAGGCCCTCGATGGGCAGCAGCGCGCCGTTGCCGCAGTCGATGCCGTACATGTGCAGCTTGTCGGCGGGGTGGGCGAAGGCCATGGCGCCTGCGATGGTGCGCAGCGTCTGCGACCTGCCCTGGCGCGGCGAGCCGATGATGTGCAGGTGTCCGAGCGTCGCCGGGTCGATCACCAGGGCCTGCCGGGCCTGTTGCGCGGGCAGGTCCACGACGCCGTACGCGACGGGCGCCAGATCGTAGTCCGAGGGCGTGGGCGGGGGGAGTTCGCCGGTGACGAGGACCTCGGGCAGCGGCGGGAGCCAGGGGCTGTGCTGGGCGGGGATGCCCATCTGCTGGTCCGCTTCACGGATCGCCGTGACGAGGCCGGTGAGGTCGGTCTCCACCTCGGCGGGCGCGGCCGCGGCGCGGGGGCGCGTCGGGAGCGGTTCGCCGAGCCGTTCCCAGCCGACCGCCACCGCCCAGGGCGCAGGCAGCGAGGCGACCGTGGCGCCGGGGCGCCGGCCGCCGACGCGTCCGGACTGGAACGGCACGAGGGAGTTCTGGCCGAGTCGGACGTAGGCACGCCCGGGGTTGCTCTGCGAGATCCCGGCGGCCTCACCGGAGTTGAGGACGTCCTGGCTCTCGCCGGCGTCGGTGACCCGCAGCGCGATGCGCAGGTTGGTGTTGGCGCGGATCTCCGAGGAGACGACGCCGCTGGGGCGCTGCGTCGCCAGGATCAGGTGGATGCCGAGGCTACGGCCCCGCTGGGCGATGTTGACCAGGCCCTTCACGAAGTCCGGCAGGTCGCGCACCATCGAGGCGAACTCGTCGATGACGATGAGGAGCCGGGGCATCGGCTCGCGGCCCGCGCTCGGCTCGCGCTCCAGGAGGTCGACGTAGTCCTCGATGTCCTTGGCGCCGACCGCGGCGAGGATGTGCTCACGGCGGGTGAGTTCCGCGGTGAGCGACACCAGGGCCCGCTCGACGAGGTGGGCGTCGAGGTCGGTGACCATGCCGACGGTGTGCGGCAGGTCCACGCAGTCCTTGAACGCGGAGCCGCCCTTGTAGTCGACGAGGACGAACGTCATGGCGTCCGGCCGGTTCGCCACCGCGAGGGAGGCGACCAGGGTCTGGAGGAGTTCGGACTTGCCGGAGCCGGTGGTGCCGGCGACGAGACCGTGCGGGCCGTCACGCTTCAGGTCGAGGTGGAACGGGCCGTCGAGGGAGACACCGACGGCCGCGCGGGTCGAGCGGCCCCCGGCCAGCCAGCGTGCCCGGATGCCCTCGGCCCGCGGCGGGTCGAGGGAGAGCACGTCGAGCAGCCGCGCGGAGCCGGGCAGTACCGCGGCCTCCTCGTCGCCGCCGCCCGAGTCCCGCAGCGGGCCCATCGCGCGGGCCAGCGAACGGCAGTAGTCCAGGGAGACGATGTCGGGCCTGATGCCCCCGACCGTGCCCCGTCCGGAGCGGCCCACCCGTACGGTGCCGCCCGGCTCCTCGGCGACAACGGCGAGGCACTCCTCCGGCAGCAGCCGCTCCTCGGCGTCCAGGCAGAGGGCGCGGATGCCGACGGCCGGTCCGTCGCGCAGGATCTGCGCGACGCCGGGCAGCGAACGCAGCCTGCGGGCGCCGTCGAGGATGACGAGCACGTCGGGGCCCACGGCCCGGCCCCGTGCGTCTCCCGCCGCGGCGCGCTCGGCGATCATCGCGGTGAGTTCGGCGACGCGCCGGGCGCAGGTCTCCGTGCCGTAGCCGATGCTGGCCGGGGTGTCCCCGGACTTCTTGCGCACGTGCGGCAGCCAGCGCAGCCAGGACCAGCCGTCGCGGCCCTGTTCGCCGGTGGTCAGGAGGTGGATCTGGAGGTCACGGGGGCTGTGCAGGACGGCGGCCTGGGCGACGGTCCAGCGGGCCACGGCGCGCGCGGCCTGGCCCTGCCCCGCGATGCCCATGACGTGGTGCTCGCGCAGCGGGACGGTCACCGGGACGTCGTACGCGGTCCACGGGTCCTGGCGGCGGTGCTCGTCCTTCGTCGGGTCCAGGAGCACCACGTCGGAGTCGAGGTCGGCGGTGCCGATGCGCATTTCGAGGAAGTCGGCGTCGTTCATACGGCGCTCCCAGAGGCGGCGCCGGGGGCCGACGGCGGTCAGGACGACCTCGGCCGGGTCGGGGAATCCGCGGCGCCGGGCGGTGCGTTCGGCGACGAGGGCCTCCGTCGCGTCGCCCTCGATGCGCTCCTTCTTCTCCTTGTAGGCGGTGACGCTCTCGGAGTGGGACTGACGGCCGGTGCGGCGGCTCATGAGGAAGTTGCCGACGATCGCGACCGGGGAGAGCAGGCCGAACAGCAGCATCGACGTGCGGTGGAAGATCAGCGCGCCCGCGCCCGCCATGACCAGCGGGGCCAGCGCGGTGATCCACGGGAGCGGCCGGGCGGAGGGCGGGGCGGGCGGCGACGGCAGGGTGAAGCGGGTGGCGGTCGCGGCGGGCCGCAGCCGCGGCGGCCGGTTGTAGTCCCAGCCGGTGCCGTCCTCCGACGGCTGCACGGCCGCGTCCGGCGCCTGGGGGAGGGCGAGTTCGAGCAGGCAGCCGCCGACGAGGAGCTGTGCGCCGGCCGGCCAGGCGGTGTCCCCAGCGAGGTCCTCGCGGTCCAGCTGCGGGGGGCCGTCCGGTGCGGACGCGTCGGGCGCCACCCGGCAGCGTCCTCCGGGGCCCACGGTCAGGACGGCGGAGGGCTGGTGCGGTACGGCGCGCAGCACCTGGGCGGTGCCGTCGTGCGCCAGTCCGATCCGGTACGAGCCGATGTCGAGCCGGTGCACCGCGCCCGCCCCGGCCCCGCCGACCGCACGGATCTCCACCAGCCCGTCCGGTTCGGCCGACGCGGTGCCCGCCGGGCATCCCAGGCCCACGACGGCGGCGTGCCGGAGCGGCGCGTCCCGCAGCCGCAGGTCCGCGGGCAGCAACTGATCACCGACGTACAGGCCGAGGCCCTCCGGGGGCCGGTGGACGCCTCCCGCCCCGGCCAGCGCCTCCGCGACGGCACTCACGGGCGTGTCGGGGTCGGCGTCGAGGTGGACGTCGAACGCCTCACCGCCCCCCTCGACCACGGTCAACATCAACGACACGAAAACGTCCTCCAGCCGGCGTGAATGGGGGCCGCGGGAGCCCTGATCGTCGGCTCCCGTGCCACTGACGGGACCTACGGCGCCGGTCCGCGGATGGTTCACGGACGCCCGGCGGAGGTGCCCGTGAACCATCCGCGGGCGGGCGCCGTAGTGGCCTTCGGGTACCTGGCACCGCGACGTTGCCGCGGTGCCGCCCCCGCTTCCGACCGTCCCGGCTCCGCCGCCGGGGCGTCCCGACAAGGAGTCCGAAGATGATCTGGTACGTCCTGGCCGTGGTGCTGGGGCTGGCGCTGATCGGGGCGGTGGCCGCGCTGATCGTCACCGAGCGGCGGCCCCGCCCGCCGAAGCCCGCCGCCGCCTCGGCCGCCGTCGTGGGGCGGGAGGCGCTGGACGTGGTCAACGCGGGCCTGCGCCGGCTGACGGGCGAGTGCCTGCGCTCCGGCCGGTCGCTGCCCGACCTGTACGCCGTCGTCTACTCCGAGGAGCGCCTCGGACTGCTGCTGGCCGGCCGCGAGGAGTCCGCCCCCGCGCCCTGGACCGCCGAGGCGGACGGCGAGCGCTGGACGATCTCGCCCGACAACCTGCACCGCCCCGGCCCGGAGGGCGAACCGGCCCTGCCGTACGCGCTGACCGTGACGGTGGGACTGGACGGCGCCGACCGGGTGCTGGTCGACCTCTCCCGGGCGGCGGGACCCGTCTCCGTGACCGGCCCGGACCAGGAGGTGCGCAGCCTGGCACGGGCCGTGGTCGCCGAGGCGCTGGCCGGCCCGGTGGGCGCGCTCGCCGAGGTCACCCTGGTGGGATCCCTGGCCGGCGACGGGTTCTTCGCCGACGACGCACCGCGGACCTCGCGTCTGCACACCGCGGCCAGCCTGGAGGAGGCGTTCGCCAGGGCGGCTTCGGCAGGCACGGGAGAGCCGGAGCCCGGAGGGTCCGACGTCACCCAGATCTTCCGGCTGATCGAGGGCGGCAGCCGGATCGCCGTCCAGGGCGAGGCGCCCCACCTGTTCGTCGTGGACGCCTCACAGCTCCCGCGCCGGGCGGGGGCACTGGACGGCCTGCGGCGCGGGGACGCGCTGCTGGTGCTCGGCGAGGCCCCCGCGGGATGGCCCTGGCGGGCCGGTGCGGACGGCTCGCTCGACACCGGGCCGCTCGGCCTGGAGATCACCCGGCACGCGGGGCGTTTCGCATGAGTCTCATCCGGCGGCCCGGTCCTGGCCGCCCGCGTGCAGCCCGCGGCTGTGCAGCGCCTCCCGCAGGGCGCGGGCGGCGTAGTACGTCCGCGACTTGACCGTGCCCGGCGGCACGCCGAGGACCCTGGCCGTCTGGTTGACGCTGCGCCCCAGGTAGTGCACGTGCAGCAGGACCTCGCGCTGCGGCGGCCGCAGGTCCCCCAACGCCTCGATGAGCACCTGGGAGGTGAGGATGTGGTCCACGTCGTCGGACACCGGAAGGTGGGCGAGTTCCGGGTCCCCGGCCTCCGGCGGTCTGGCCTGGCGGGCCCGGTGACCGTCGATGACGAGGTTGCGCAGCACGGTGAACAGCCATGGCCGCACCGAATCCGCGGTCGGGTCGAGCTCCCCGGCGTGGCGCCAGGCGCGTATCGCGACTTCCTGCAGGACGTCCTCGGCGCGGTGCCAGTCGCCCCCCAGTCGCCGCGCGGCGAACTGCAGCAACGCACTGCCGTGACTCTGGTAGAGGGCTCTGAGGAACTCGTCGGGGCGGAGTTCCGCGGTGGGGGGCCGGGATGTGCAGTCTTCGGTGGAAGTGCTGGCCGACAAGGGCCTTTTTCCTCTCCGGTTCGTCTGTGGTGAAGACGGACGCCGCCGGCCGTGGGGAAGCCGGCGGACGCCGTCGCGAACGGTCGTTCGCTCCGTGCGACGTGTCCGCCGGCCTGCAGCGGCGGTGAACCCGCCCCGGTACCGCCGTCAGTCCGGTTCGTGGGAGGAAAGCGAGCGCACCTCATCGGGGGTCAGTTCCCGGTCGTAGAGGTGCACATCGGCGACCTCGCCCTTCCAGTGGTCGGCCGCCTTCCCGTTGAACTTGGCGCGTCCGATCACCACGGAACCGGTGGGCTTCACCGTGCCGACGGCCTGCCTGCTTCCCGCGAGCCGCCCGTCCACGTAGATCCGCATCCGATGGTCCTTCTGGCGGTACGTGCCGGTGAGGTGGTACCAGCGGCCGGCCTTCGGCTGCTCGGCCTTCTCCGCGACGGTACGGGCACCGGTGAAACTGAAAGCGAAATTCTGGTCCTGCCCGGAGTACTGGAGGAAGAACGTGCTGGCCTGGTCGCCGTCCTGGGACAGCACGGTGTGGAAGCCGTTCATGTCCTCGGGGGTGAGCCGCACCCGCGCGGCGACCGAGTAGTCCTTGCCGGCGGTGTCGATCCGGGAACCGGTGTCCGCGTATCCGCTGGTGCCGTCCAGCCGCAGGGCGCCGCCCTCGGGGCCGTCGGTCCACTGCCCGCCGTCGCTGACGACCGCGTCGTGCTCACCCGCCTTCGCGGTGCCGGACCGGTGCAGGGGCCACCACCCGATACCGCGCAGCGACTCGGCCTCGCCCGGGCCCGTCGAGGGCGAGCTCCCCCCGGCCTGCTCCTTCCCGGACTCCCCGGCCCCCTGGCCGCGCACCAGTTGGGCGACGACGAAGGCCAGCGCGACGGTCAGTACAGCGATCGTGGTGATGAGCGACCATCTGCGCGTCATGAATCTCCCCGGGACGTACGGCATACAGGTGTCACTGGAGACCACGTGTCCGTTCCGGAAGTGGTTCAACGTGCGCCCAAAGTCTGACAGGCCGTCGGGTCGGCAGGCGGGGGCGCCCCTGAATGTGCGGCCCTGCACGGAACATCCGGCGACACCACGTTTACGCAGTTCAGCGCGTTTCGTTGGGATGTTCCGACGACGCGGTTCCGCCGCCCTGCGACCGCTGCGGGGGCGTGCGGAGCGGGGCCCCTGAAGGCGACCGGGGCGCCTTCTCCCACGACGGGCCGGCGCGGACCACCGCCCCCCGCACCACCGCGCACCGCACTAGCTTGCAGTGCATGACTCTTGCTGTGTAAGGTACTGATCATGGAAGAGACGCCCACCCCCCGCGCCCAGTGGCTGCGAGGGGTGCTGGATATGTGCCTGCTGGCCCTGATGGCGGAGGCCCCGGTCTACGGCTACGAGATGACCGTCCGGCTCGCCGCGGCCGGGCTCGACGTCGCGGACGGCTCGATCTACCCCGCGCTGGCGCGCCTGCGCAAACGCGAACTGGTCGAGATCGAACGCCGCAGCGGGGGCGGGGGCCCCGCCCGTACCTACTACAGCCCCAGCGAAGCCGGCATGCGGATGCTCGGGGCGTGGAGCCGCGACTGGGGCGAATTCGCCACGAGCATCGGCTCTCTCATCGGCCCACCTGCGCGGGAGGAATCATGACACTGACGGTCGACGACGCGATACACCAGGCCACGAAGACGTGGCGCCGCCTCGGCGTCGCACAGGACACGGCCGACGAGATGACGGAGGAGCTGGCCGCGGACCTGACTGCCGCCTCCTCGGACGGCCGGTCGGTCACGGACTACATCGGCGGGGACGTCGAGGCGCTGGCCACCTCCTGGGCGGACGAACGCGGTCTGCTGCCGGTGCACCGGCACCTGAAGGAGACCGCCGTCGCGGCCGCCCAGGGCGCCGCACTGCCCGCCCTTGCCGCCCTCGCCTTCTGGTGGGTGTCCTGGTCCCACCTCCTGGACCCCAGCAGCGAATCCATGACCACCACCCTCGACGGAGGGGCGGTGTGGGAGGTGCGCGAGTTCGCCAATCCCGGCGTCCCGTTGATGTGGGTGGGCCTGCCCGTGTGCATGATCGCCGCCTTCCTCCTGGTCCGGCGCGCCGTGCGCGGAACGCTCCAGCACCGTGGCGCCGCCGCCCCCGAAGCGACCGCACAGGCCCTGACCAAGGCGCTTCCCGCCATCCTCCTGGCAGCGGCCGGGCTGGGCGTCGCCATCGGCTTCTTCGGGGCCTCGGTGGTGGGGTACTTCCAGCTCCTGTTCACCGTCCCCGTCGCGCTGGCCGGAATGATCGGCGCCGTCGCAGCCGGCGCCGCCTGGGTCCGCAACCGCACCTGCCCGCCCGCGACCGACACCAGGTGAACCACCGTCAGCTGCGGGACCGGCCTGCTCAGGACGGTGCTGTCGTCGGCGGCTCGTGCACCGCGGTACGCCGCTGCACCGCATTAGCCGTCCATTAGCCAAACACCAACTCGATCTTGGAAGCTGATGGTCGTCCGGGAACAGGACGAGAACCACAGCAACAGGAGATCCGATGAACAGCGCCACCGCCACCAACCGCTTCCGTGGCCGTGCGGGCCGCCGTATCGCCACTGCCCTCGTCGTCGCGGCGGCGCTGGGCCTGGGAGCCACGGCCTGCGGGGAGGGCTCCGGGGCGGCGGGCGCCGCCGGCTCCTCGGGCTCCGCGGCGGCGTCGGCCTCGACCCGGCCCACGAGCGGTTCCTCCGCGGACCACTCCGGCTCGCAGGGCCAGAACGGCGACACGTCCGCCAAGGCGTCGTCCGCCGCCAAGACCGGCAGCGGGTCCGCCTCCACCGGGGGCGGCGGTGTCGCCCACGCGGGCAACCACCGCACGCTGGTCGGCAAGCTGGAGTACCTCGCGCCCGGCAAGCTGATCGTCAAGCCCGAGGGCGGCGGCACCGACCAGGCATTCTTCGTCGCCAACGCCACCAAGATCCTCGGCGCGGCCGCGATCTGCGCCGACAACACCGACGGCAGCGTGACCATCGGCGAGGACGGCTACGGCACCTCGAAGTGCACCGTGGACCAGTTGGAGAAGGCCGCGAAGTCCGGCAGCGTGACCGTCCGCGTCACGATGGACACCAAGTCCGGCGCCGCCGAGACGGTCGAGGAGAAGTACCACCCGTAAGCCTTTGCACCTCACGCCACGCGCACCCCTGGGCCTCGGCCCGGGGGCGGCCATGCGTACGGGGAGGACCTCGCGTCCAGGTCCACGCCCACGTCCCTGCCCGGCATCGCTCGAGTGCCGGGGTGTGTCACTGGCGCTGTTCCAGATCAGCAAGGGGCCAGCCGCACCGGCCAGGTGTCGTTCGCCTAGGGTGGGCCGGTGCCGAGATTCGAGGTCGTGACAGCCGTCGCCGCACCCCCGGACCAGGTGTTCGCGGTATGCCTGGACGTGCAGGCGCATACCCGGTCGATGGCCGCTTCGTCGGAGCGAGCGGTCGACGGCAGGCGCATGGGCGAACTGGCGCTCGGCGACACGGTGACCTTCCAGGCCCGCCACTTCGGCCTGACCTGGCGGCTCAAGGCCCGCATCACCGCATACGACCGGCCCCGGGGCTTCGTGGACGAGCAGGAGTCCGGCCCCTTCAAGCGATGGCGCCACGCCCACCACTTCGCACCGGACGGCGCCGGTGGCACCGTGATGAGAGACGTCATCGACTTCGCCTCACCCTGGGGGCCCCTCGGCTACCTCGTCGACAGAATCCTCCTGAGCCGGTACATGCCCCACCTCATCACAGTCCGCAACGCCTACCTGGCCGGCACCTTCGACTGAATGCCGGGCCGGACACGCCCCCGCAGGACGCGTGTGCTCGTTCCGTCTGCGGCGGCGCTTGCCCCGGCGGCCCGGGTGAGCCGCCGCATTCAGCACGTAACACCCTTTGTTCATAAGGGGGTTGACCGCCCACCGGGCCGGAAGCTTTAGTGATCGCGACCGTCTTAACGATCACTGTTCAGTGATCCGTGATCTCTTGGGGGAATCGATGCGTGCTCTCACCTCGGCAGGAGCGGCTCTCGCCGTCGTCGGACTGAGCCTCGGTCTGAGTTCCGCGCCGGCGTCCGCGGCGTCCGCCGGTCCTGCCGTGTCCGGCGCTTCGCAGGCGGCCGTCTCGGCCACGCCTGCGGCGAAGGCCCCGCCGAAGTCGGGGAAGGACAGCGTCACGTGCAGCGGGTCGAGCGGGCGGGTCAACTTCTCGTGGAAGACCGGCTGGTCGAGCACCACGGTCTACTACAACGACCACTGCCTGGGGGGCACGCGTACCACCGCCGCCTTCAAGTTCTACAACAACGGGTCGACGCCGTTCTACAAGTGCGTCACCTTCCAGGGCGACGCCCAGGGCACGTACAAGTTCGCGCACATCAACGAGATCATGGACGTCAGCAAGGACACCAAGAAGTGCAAGAACACCTAGGGGGCCGAGCCGGAGGTTCTTCGCCGGCCGGACGCCGGTCTGCGCGGTGTCGGGCGGGTCAGGCCATCCAGAAGAAGACCGCCGTCATGCGCTTCTCCTCCATGGTGGTGCCCCAGTAACCGGTGGCCGTGTGGGTCAGATTCGCGGAGTAGAGCAGCAGCCGGTTGGCGCGGTGCGGAACGCGGACGTCCTCGACGAAGGAGTCCGGCGCGACGAAGCGGGTGCCGAGTGCGCCGACCAGGTGGTTGTGCGGAGCGGCGACCTGGTTGCCGCCGAGTGAACCGCCCGGCAGCCTCTGCCGGTAGAAGCTGGTACCGAAGCCCTTGGGGACCACGCCCAGCCGTCCGGGTCG is a window of Streptomyces caniferus DNA encoding:
- a CDS encoding FtsK/SpoIIIE domain-containing protein, with the protein product MLTVVEGGGEAFDVHLDADPDTPVSAVAEALAGAGGVHRPPEGLGLYVGDQLLPADLRLRDAPLRHAAVVGLGCPAGTASAEPDGLVEIRAVGGAGAGAVHRLDIGSYRIGLAHDGTAQVLRAVPHQPSAVLTVGPGGRCRVAPDASAPDGPPQLDREDLAGDTAWPAGAQLLVGGCLLELALPQAPDAAVQPSEDGTGWDYNRPPRLRPAATATRFTLPSPPAPPSARPLPWITALAPLVMAGAGALIFHRTSMLLFGLLSPVAIVGNFLMSRRTGRQSHSESVTAYKEKKERIEGDATEALVAERTARRRGFPDPAEVVLTAVGPRRRLWERRMNDADFLEMRIGTADLDSDVVLLDPTKDEHRRQDPWTAYDVPVTVPLREHHVMGIAGQGQAARAVARWTVAQAAVLHSPRDLQIHLLTTGEQGRDGWSWLRWLPHVRKKSGDTPASIGYGTETCARRVAELTAMIAERAAAGDARGRAVGPDVLVILDGARRLRSLPGVAQILRDGPAVGIRALCLDAEERLLPEECLAVVAEEPGGTVRVGRSGRGTVGGIRPDIVSLDYCRSLARAMGPLRDSGGGDEEAAVLPGSARLLDVLSLDPPRAEGIRARWLAGGRSTRAAVGVSLDGPFHLDLKRDGPHGLVAGTTGSGKSELLQTLVASLAVANRPDAMTFVLVDYKGGSAFKDCVDLPHTVGMVTDLDAHLVERALVSLTAELTRREHILAAVGAKDIEDYVDLLEREPSAGREPMPRLLIVIDEFASMVRDLPDFVKGLVNIAQRGRSLGIHLILATQRPSGVVSSEIRANTNLRIALRVTDAGESQDVLNSGEAAGISQSNPGRAYVRLGQNSLVPFQSGRVGGRRPGATVASLPAPWAVAVGWERLGEPLPTRPRAAAAPAEVETDLTGLVTAIREADQQMGIPAQHSPWLPPLPEVLVTGELPPPTPSDYDLAPVAYGVVDLPAQQARQALVIDPATLGHLHIIGSPRQGRSQTLRTIAGAMAFAHPADKLHMYGIDCGNGALLPIEGLPHCGAITQRTQPDRVARLLARLNEELGRRQEMLAARGSADLAELRRALPEAERPPHIVLFIDRWEVFDKQLGEYDSGNLLNAVLTLLRDGASVGIHLLMTGDRALFSSRVNGSTEDKLVLKLNEKSEYGQIGITQRNVPDEIPPGRAFRAADKAEVQIALLTPNPEGQAQAGALQQIAAHCREQAAHLPATTRPFRVDTLPDRLTWEQGAQYVPQRLPSTRWALAGIGGDELTALGPDFSVTPTFIVSGPARSGRSTVLSTLAMSLLSVRTPIVIGAPVRSPLRRLAGRPGVLAVFDESDIDPAALEQALAAAPQGAVVILDDADLLLKSKAESVLTPIAKSGAETGRGLILAGQTDRLSSGFSGWHTEARRNRTGLLLKPQNMSDGELIGVKIPRSRLGATRPGRAILHLGDGVLRTVQVPETVLPSAEG
- a CDS encoding sigma-70 family RNA polymerase sigma factor, translated to MSASTSTEDCTSRPPTAELRPDEFLRALYQSHGSALLQFAARRLGGDWHRAEDVLQEVAIRAWRHAGELDPTADSVRPWLFTVLRNLVIDGHRARQARPPEAGDPELAHLPVSDDVDHILTSQVLIEALGDLRPPQREVLLHVHYLGRSVNQTARVLGVPPGTVKSRTYYAARALREALHSRGLHAGGQDRAAG
- a CDS encoding LamG domain-containing protein, which produces MTRRWSLITTIAVLTVALAFVVAQLVRGQGAGESGKEQAGGSSPSTGPGEAESLRGIGWWPLHRSGTAKAGEHDAVVSDGGQWTDGPEGGALRLDGTSGYADTGSRIDTAGKDYSVAARVRLTPEDMNGFHTVLSQDGDQASTFFLQYSGQDQNFAFSFTGARTVAEKAEQPKAGRWYHLTGTYRQKDHRMRIYVDGRLAGSRQAVGTVKPTGSVVIGRAKFNGKAADHWKGEVADVHLYDRELTPDEVRSLSSHEPD
- a CDS encoding PadR family transcriptional regulator, producing the protein MEETPTPRAQWLRGVLDMCLLALMAEAPVYGYEMTVRLAAAGLDVADGSIYPALARLRKRELVEIERRSGGGGPARTYYSPSEAGMRMLGAWSRDWGEFATSIGSLIGPPAREES
- a CDS encoding SRPBCC family protein, yielding MPRFEVVTAVAAPPDQVFAVCLDVQAHTRSMAASSERAVDGRRMGELALGDTVTFQARHFGLTWRLKARITAYDRPRGFVDEQESGPFKRWRHAHHFAPDGAGGTVMRDVIDFASPWGPLGYLVDRILLSRYMPHLITVRNAYLAGTFD